In Ciconia boyciana chromosome 1, ASM3463844v1, whole genome shotgun sequence, the genomic stretch CCCGAGATTTAAAAGAGCCAACAACGACCTCACTTACGTCGCCACCATCCCCCTGGGAAAGGTAAAGCGAGGGGACGGAGCCAGCCCCAGCTTATCTTTGCCCTCTGGGGCTGCAAATGCAGCTCTGGGTCCCGCTCCGTGCCTTGCAGGCGCTGATCGGTTGCACGGTGGACGTGAGGACGCTGGACGGGAGGCTGCTGAACATCCCCATCAACGACATCGTGGAGTAAGTGCCGTGGGGCAAACGGCTGGTGGGCTCAGGCGGTCGGACGGGgcctttctgcagagcttgGTGGCCAAGGAGGTGAACGGGTGCTTGGGAGGAACCTCAGCGTTGGCCTGGTCCTCCTCGGCAAGAGCTCGGCACTTCCCAAGCACGTCCCCGTTGCTTGTATTATGGGGGTGCTTCAAAACCTTTTCCAGCAGGTTTGGGactgggggaggagaaggaggatgtCCACCGTGGGCTACtcttttggtttggggttgCGTTGCTGGtagcagaggcagggagagggcttGGCATGGGTGGGTGGAAGACAGGAGTGAGGTGGGGGACTGGATGGGCAAGGAACCTGGGAACACAAGGCTGGAAGAGGAGGGTGGGCTGCCAGTTGAAGCTGGAGGAGCAAACTTGCCCTAAGAAACCCGCTCAGAAGCTTGCGTGGGGCTCTGCATGTGGACACGTCGGGGCTCGGTGCCGTGGCCCTCGTGTCGGGATCATCCCGTGGCTCCTCTCAGccccttcctttgctttgcagccCCAAGTACTGTAAAGTGGTGCCAGGGGAGGGGATGCCGCTGCTCCGGGACCCCCGGCGCAAGGGTGACCTCCTCATATATTTCAACATCTGCTTTCCCAAGAAGCTCACGCCTGACAAGAAAATGCTCTTGAAAAGCGCCCTCCTGTCCTAGGGGCCAATGACCTTCCCGCTCTCCTCCCACCAATAAAGCTCTGGACCCAGCACTGTGAGCCGCTAGAGGTTGTTCCCAGTACCGAGCACCCTAAAACGCAGCACCCTTGAGGCTGTTTCCCCTGGGACTCGGATCCACCTTACTTCCCAGACTCTTCTCCATAGCTGCCACCCTGCAACAGTGGCACCACAGCGCTGCGGAGGGCGAtggaggattttgggggggttggagTACTCACAGCTTAGCTCGTGCGTGGGAACAGTGATGGTTTGGGGGTGACTGTGCGCAGGGTGGTGAGGGAAAGACCAAAACCAGGGAAGAAAAGACCACAGGATTTACTCAAAGCCTCGCTGCGCTCACTACAGCTTTCTCCTTGGCGGGGGGCTGGCAGGTGCGATCCCCTTCAGTGTCGGCGAGCGAGGCACCCACGGGAAGGTGGCGATGGCCATGAGGCTCAGAAGGGGACCTCCCGCCAGCCGTGCACGGCCATCGGGCCCTATTTCAGCTCCTTGTAAGTGACAAACATCACGATGTTCCAGGAGCCGAGCTGCAGGAACCTGCCAGGGCGGCCAGGATCGGAGTCAGCACATCCCGTTGTGCCTCCACCCCAGAAACGACTGCATTTTGGAAGAGGATGGAAGGCGGTAGCGAACCCCTACTCACCCCTTGTAGAAAGCCTCGGCCCCCTCACTTCTGAGCAGGGCGAAGGCACAGCTCCTGACGCTGCTGTGCTGCCCCGGAGCGCCATTCACGTACCTCATCTTCACCACGTCCACGGGGAAGGCAACGAGCGTGGCGCAGAAGCCGTCCCCGAAGGCAGAGGTGAAGTGGCAGGGGAGGTTGTCTGCCCAGCAAGAGCCGCAGGAGGGGTGTGAGCCCCTATTATTTTAGGGGCGCAACCCAGGGGCTCCCTCCCCGGGCAGATGCTCGGGATGTAAAtcagccgcagccccggccgtgCCTCCGCTTGCGAGGTGGGATTTGAGTAGCGCGTCCTCGATGCAGCTCGGTGCAGTTCACCACGGCGCCGTGGGCGATGCTGGGGGCCGTTCCTGTGGGGACCAGAGCGACGGGGGCTGcggtgctggagcagctggcccGGAGGGGTTCCCAGGGGCCGCATCCACCTTTCCACAGCCCGTGGACACCCTCCTCCTTGGCCATGGTCCTGTAGGCATCTACGGTGCCCTGGTAGCTTGGAAACGTACCTTCACCACGTCTGTGGGCTGGGTGAAGGCCACCGCCGTGGCCCCCGTGGTGCAGCCGCCTCCCCAGCCCGGCATCTGGAGGGAGtacagggcagggaggggaaaaaaaaaagaatatttaaaaaagaataaatcaccCACCCCACGCTGAAGTGCTCTGTCGCACAGTTGCAACCCCAGCGGGACTGAACCCAGACCCTGCCCGTGAAGGGGCTGCCCGGCAGCGCCCACGGACTTACCTTTGGTGTAGAGCCGCTTCGCCGAGTCGTACAGCCCGATGCGGATGGAGCCGAAGCCCATCTGCCGCTGCAGCGGGGTCCCTCCGTCCTCACCGTGGTGCCGAAGCCCCTTGCACTGTGCCGCTGGCCCCTTACCCGTGAGCTTCGCCTCCCCCTGGATCCGTGTGGGGAGAAAACGGGGTGAAGAGGCTTTACGCGACCACAGCCCcctcctggggctgtgggatttggggaaggagggcaggggagCCTGGCTCACCTGCAGCCCCGCTTTGGCGGTGtccagggggatggggatgaggtCGGCCATGCAGGTGGCCATTGGGGTCACCTCGGGGGGCTTGAACCCACCCATGGTGCAGGTGGCTGGCTGAGAGGAGCAAGGAGGGGTTGGGTGCAGGAAGGGACAAAAAAATCGAGGGTGTTTGTCCCGTCTAGGCACCGCTCAGAGTTTCCGGGGGACCACGCACTGGTTGCTCCCCGATTTTGCCCGTCCATGGGAAGCATTGGTGGAGGCAGGGGACGACTCGGGCTCACGCCAGTCCcgggagggggggaagagaggggtgGGGGCTGCCCGCTGTGGGTGCCACGATCCCCTCAGGAGGTGCGAGGATGCAGGTTGGGGTCCCCACCTGCAGGGATTGTGGGGGTGGTTGGGGCCAGGCACCCCGCACACACCTGACTGCACGGGGGGGCTTGGGGAAGGGGGACCCCCGCCTGCACCCCACTCAGGGCTGATGGAGCAGgggcagcgaggaggaggatgggagggggctggggatAGGGGACCCCaaggctgctgggaggggacaggggctccctggggcagccggggatggggtgggggagccCCGGCAAGGGGATTGGGGCTGCCCGGGGGAGGACACGGGGGTCCCCGGCAGACCCTATGCAGGGGTGAGGGGGGGTGTCCCCCAGCAAGGACCTGGGGATCACCAGGGACGGTGCAGGGgtccccccagcacagcccgggAGGGACGGGGGGTCCCCCCggggatgggggtccccagcacaccCCGGGGACTCACCTGCTGCCGCGGAGCCGGACCGGGAggggccgcggggccccgcTGCGCCCCGAGGCGGGAGGAGCCGGGTTCGagtcccggcggcggcgggagggagcgCGGGAAGACCCGGGTTCGAGTCCCGGTGACGGCAGGTTGGACTGAGGTGAGGGTCTCCCCCGTGAGGGACTGGGGACTGGGCGCGGCCATCACCGTGGCATCCAGGCTGCACAGCCCCTCTCAGGTGGCGGAGCCCTCCTCGGGGCTGTGGGGGTGTCTCCCACGTGCAGCGGGGCAGTAGGTTGTGCTGGttctggctgggatagagttaattgtctttatagtggctggtatggggctctgttttggatttgtgctgaaaacagcgttgattggtaacacagggatgttttagttgttgctgagtaatGTTTGCACTCGTCAAGGACgtttcagcttcccctgctctgccgggcgcacaagaagctgggagggggcccagccaggacagctgaccccaaccgcccaaagggacatcccacaccaTAGGGCGTCGTGCTGggcttgcgtgcgcggcttttgctttccctcttaaactgcctttatctcaacccacgagttttctcacttttacccttctgattctctcccccatcccaccgggggggagtgagcgagcggctgggggggttagctgccggctggggttaaaccatgacatagGTCTTTACACCCACGGGTGGCACAGGCGGCCATCAACCCGCACGCCCAGCTTCAAtgcttgcaggtttttttccccaaatcacaGAAATCATCTCCGCTAAAGCCAATCCCCCCCATGGCACGCGGCACCCTGCGAAGCCAAACGCCTCTTTTGCTTTCGGATAAGGCCTGAGTTTGCCTTttccagcagcaccccagggtcGGGAGAATGACCctaaccccccccaaaaaaaaaaaagcaagggagCCCTGCTGCGCTCAGACCCCATAGGGGCGGTTTATTGGAAGCGTCAGTAAAGGAGAACAGGAATCACCGCATCCCCCGGCCCTCGACCCGGTCCCGCCTGCCCACACCGCTCGCCTTGTTCCCGCCGTTGCCGGGAAGTGATGCTCTTCCTGGCTGGAAAAAGCcctataaacattttttttcttcctccctaaACTTCTCTCTGGAAACCTCCGTTCGCCCACGTTTCTCTACAAACAGCGTCGTTTCTCCTTCCATCTCGCCGGTCCCtcccggggggtccccatcGGGCTGGGGGCGTGCGGTATCGCTGCTCCCCCCCCGCTTCAGcaattaatataatttactCCTGTGACTCGCCAACGCTGACGAGAGGGACGAGGGGGGGGATCAGGATTGAGCCGGCCGGGCCAGCACCGCGACGCGCTGCAGCTGCTCGTAGGAGATGAACATCACCACGTTCCAGGAGCCGAGCCGCAGGAAGGAGGGGACAAACCTGCGCCGGGAAAAGCAGCGCTGGAGGGGACATCGCGGGGACATCCCTGCGGTCCCCAAAGCCCTGCCTGGTGCCTCGGTGGCGGCACGCGGGTTAGGACATTTGGCGATGCCGCGGTGTGAAGCGGAGGCTCACCCCTTGTAGAAGCCGGCGAGGCCGTCCTGCATGAGCAGGGCGAGGAGGCAGCTCAGCACGTTCCGGTACTGCCCGGGGCCGGCGTTCATGTACCGCGTCTTCACCACGTCCACCGGTGACGCCACCACCGTGGCGCAGAAGCCGGCCCCGAAGGCGGCTACGAAGTGGCAGGGGAGGTTGTCTGCGGGCCAGAGCCGGGGCTGTTGAGCGtcacggggacggggacggtgCCCTGCCGGCCACGTCCCCCCTGCACCATCCTCACCTGTCATCAGCTGCGCCCGCAGCAGCGCGTCCTTAATGAGGTCGTAGGTGACGAGCTCCCCGCAGTTGACGATGGCGTTGCGGGCGATGTTGGGCAGCGTCCCTGTGCAGGAGGGTGGTGGCATCGGGCATGGCGGTCGCATCCCCTCTTGGAGCATCCTGGATGGGTGCCGCAGCCCTGCTGTCCCCggccccatccctggccccatccccatcccatttcatccctgtccccacccccagcctagccccatccctgtcccagcCTCCATCCCCAATCCCATCCCTggccccatccctggccccTTCCTCATCCCCATTACCATTTCTGTTCCCATTTCCATTCCCGCCTCTGTCCCCGTTCCCATGCCTGTCCCCAACCCATCCCGGTCCCCAACCTCACCctatccccatcccatccctctcCCCATTCCCGTActcgtccccatccctgttcccATCCGCCCCTACCTCTCCAGAGCCCGCGGACGCCCTCCTCCCTGGCGATGGTGCGGTAGGCATCCACGGTGCCGCTGTACCGGCGGGCACCGTCCGGCAACACCACGTTGGCCTGGAACCGTACCTTGACCACGTCGGTGGGTTGGGCGCACGTCACCGCCACCGCCCCCGTGGTGCAGCCCGCCAGCACCCgtgctgccagccctgtgcctgGAGAGGACGGGCGCTGGGACCCCCGGCTCTGCAGGGACCCCTGGCTTGTGGGGACCCCAGGGCGAGTGGCctgggctggggcgggggggagggtgtttaGCGGAGGGGGCATCTTGGGGCGGGTTGTGCACGTCAGGTTGGGTTGCCCCAGCCGCCCGGACACTCACTCTCGGCACCTTTGGGGGTGTAGAGCTGCTTCACCGAGTCGTACAGCCCGATGCGGATGGAGGCAAAGCTCATCTGCCGCTGCAGCCCGGCCGCCAGCCCGCTGTAGAGGCTGCGGGGTCCCTCCGTCCTCACCATGGTGCTCAGCGTCCCCAAAACACCCCGGTACTCCACGGTGCCAGTGCTCCGGGGGATCCGCACCTCGCCTTGGATCTGTGGGATGCCGAGTGCGTCACCCTGCCCTCCGGCCCTCCCAAAACTGCCGCCAGCTCTGGGGTggagctggggcgggggggggggtccctgctggTGCGGGGTGCTCCCTCCGGCcgtgggattttggggggggccAGCAGATCGTACCTGCAGCCGCACTTTGGCGGTGTCCAGGGGGAAGGTGCAGAGGTCGGCGATGCAGGCGGCCGTCCCCGCACTGACGAACTTCATGGCGGCCGTCGGGGGCACCTCGGGGGGCTTCAGACCCACCATTGTGGTGGAGGGgctggaaggaaagggggggggagcCCTGATGCTGCGTCGGACAGGGCTTCAAGCCGGCGTCCGGTTTAGGGACAGAGGTGACGATGTGCCACGGTGGCTCTGGCTGATTTTGGCCAACCCCGAAAACCAAATCCTGGCCCCATTTCCTCGCCTGCATCCctggggaaaccgaggcacggGGCTTCCTCGCtcagcccggggctggggtgggattCACCAAtgcccaccccccccaaatcccacccagGCCAACCTGGGGTGCTCGGTGAAAGCATCTCCCCCCCCACAATGACCTGCCCAGGCCCAGGTCCCCCATGGCCTCACCGTAGGGACCTCGGCACCACGTCCCGGCTCCTGCCTTACACCCCCGTCCACGCAGCCATCGCCCTGAGAGCCGGCTCCTTGGCCCCCCCTTATATAGCACCCGGGAGGACATTCCAGCGGCCGTGGGGATCGGGTGACAGCGAAACCCCGTTCCCCCGCTGGCATTTGAGCCGATGAGAGTGGGGCCACCCAGCACCCGTGACGGGGTGGCTGTGTTtcagccctctgctcccctgcagGGCTCAAGCATGGGTGGGGGGGTCCTGCCCAACCACCAGCACC encodes the following:
- the LOC140650635 gene encoding LOW QUALITY PROTEIN: dicarboxylate carrier UCP2-like (The sequence of the model RefSeq protein was modified relative to this genomic sequence to represent the inferred CDS: inserted 3 bases in 2 codons), whose translation is MAAPSPQSLTGETLTSVQPAVTGTRTRVFPRSLPPPPGLEPGSSRLGAQRGPAAPPGPAPRQQPATCTMGGFKPPEVTPMATCMADLIPIPLDTAKAGLQVSQAPLPSFPKSHSPRRGLWSRKASSPRFLPTRIQGEAKLTGKGPAAQCKGLRHHGEDGGTPLQRQMGFGSIRIGLYDSAKRLYTKGKSVGAAGQPLHGQGLGGCTTGATAVAFTQPTDVVKVRFQXYQGTVDAYRTMAKEEGVHGLWKGTAPSIAHGAVVNCTELXIEDALLKSHLATDNLPCHFTSAFGDGFCATLVAFPVDVVKMRYVNGAPGQHSSVRSCAFALLRSEGAEAFYKGFLQLGSWNIVMFVTYKELK
- the LOC140648965 gene encoding putative mitochondrial transporter UCP3, with protein sequence MVGLKPPEVPPTAAMKFVSAGTAACIADLCTFPLDTAKVRLQIQGEVRIPRSTGTVEYRGVLGTLSTMVRTEGPRSLYSGLAAGLQRQMSFASIRIGLYDSVKQLYTPKGAESTGLAARVLAGCTTGAVAVTCAQPTDVVKVRFQANVVLPDGARRYSGTVDAYRTIAREEGVRGLWRGTLPNIARNAIVNCGELVTYDLIKDALLRAQLMTDNLPCHFVAAFGAGFCATVVASPVDVVKTRYMNAGPGQYRNVLSCLLALLMQDGLAGFYKGFVPSFLRLGSWNVVMFISYEQLQRVAVLARPAQS